ggtaggaggagagccactggagaacagtgcctcccactctcaacccctccagccggcgcagaaggataccatggtcgatggtatcaaaagctgctgagaggtcaagaagcaccaggacagaggataaacccctgttccgggcccgccagagatcatccatcaacgtgaccaaagcagtttctgtgctgtagctgggcctgaaacctgactgttgagggcctagataatcggtttcttccaaggaccgctggagctggaacgccaccaccttctcaacaacctcccccataaagggaaggttggagactggatgatagttgttgagaatggttgggtccagagaaggcttcttgaggagggggcgcacaagtgtttCCTtatagggagccaggaaggaccccctcccttgacaatctcctggacccagctccgtgtcacctccctgctggccgaaaccagccaggagggacacggatccagtaaacaggtagcagaactcacagctccaatggccttgtccacttcatcatgtgtcaccagatcaaactcttcccagacagatggacaagtacaggccccagtcacctcgattgactcattgtcagtcgactctgttatccaatcggagtcgaggtctgcccggatctgagcgattttatcagcaaaaaatgtgttaaaatccttggcactgctctgcaagggctccccaacttccccctggttatgaagggagcgggtcaccctaaacagagcggccaggcaagatttcgctgatgcaatcaaggcggcatgatacgcacatcttgccgccttgagcgtcactttgtaagtcttaatatgagctcttacaagtgttcggtcggattcggacttactcttcctccatcgcttctctagacgtctcttctggcatttcaactcccggagctccttggtaaaccaaggagctctccagcgtctagtgccacagagaggttgcaacggtgcaatacatacatacatacatacatacatacatacatacatacataaacacacacacattagcACTGTCCTGGCCTTAGAAAATTCTGTTAAAATTGAATTGATATTTTTAATAATGTTCAACTATTTTCCTTTTATAACAGGGTCAAAAGACTTTGATCTTTCTGACGTTTTTGATTTTTCTCAAGATACCACAACAGCTTCCCCAAGAAGACCAGGAAAACAGGGtaagcaaaaagtaaaaaaaaaattgattttattaATGTTATAATTTATCTTTAAATGAGAAAGATCTTAGATTCACTGAAAATAAGTCagggcattttttttcttattaatgtttggagaggtttttttttcaatccaGCATGTCAGAAATTTCAGTTTTCATTTTTGTTAACAAACTAGACTTTTCTGAAGACAGGCTTGGATATAAGCCTTATATGGTGAATTGTCAACCGTAATTTTTAGCTGTATATTGATTAGAAATTAAGGGGGTTCAGTGTTAGTGCATATGGGTAAAATCAGGTTCTATCGACCATCCTTTGGAAGCAAAATAAAGTCATgaaaagggccttctctatgtattcaaatacaattctttattgctcATGTGTATCTTGGAAAGAGGAGGTTTTTTGAGGATGAGAAAGAACGTTTCCAGCATTTTTTCCCTAGCAAAATGACAATACCTTTAGCCTGTAACTTTTCCCCCACAATAGTCTATAATACcaagatgaaaaaaaaaccctgaatttttgtttgttaggaagctaTTAAAATATTCAAGAGGCTCTCAGCTGGACATTTATGATAAGTTGAGAAGGGTAGAGGAtacagttccctctaagctgagcagtgagcaatcgctcacttaaaaatcatcatcaactcagagttttccaaacctgcccagaagccgagagggaaagagtgagagggaaggagagagagaggaagagaggaagagagagaaacagatagaaaaaagagaggaaggaaaagagaaagaaaaagaatgggagtaaggaagagagaaagaaaatgaaaatctagtttgaaactagctcaactatttaagtggcattttgatattgatagagttgccctattatgagctcactgttatagacacacagtacagtattttattttgaaattctctgaggcaaaacagggtgggttttttatttgtttgtttgtttatttatttattatttctgtgccgcccagtcccgaagggactgccgctcagacactatacttttccgcccaccccccaaaaaacttagagggaacactggtagagGATAACTTTGAAATTGAAGtctttcctttattcttttctttccagAGTGTCCAAATGTTGCCCGAGACAttgtgttattgattgatgggTCTAGCAGCGTTCGAACTGGAGAATTTATTGCACAGAAGTTATTTGTTTCAGCCTTCAGTAAAACGTTTCCTGAAAATActctggtcagttggaggaatgGAGAACCCCATGAGGAGGATAATATTTTCAATCTGGATTGCTCTTTGAAGCCAAGGGAATGGGAGGGAATGAAGTGATGGAGAGATATTCTGTTCTTCTGAGCAGGATTTTCATAAGACAGTTGAGACACCTCGTCATAGACTTGGGGAGAAAGGGAATACCTTTGTGAGATATGGGTAAAAAATGGTGCAAAGAAAAGAACTGCCTAAAAGCTTTACAATTTAATTTGTAGagaaagaaaaattagaaaaaggaagaaaggaaggaaggaaggaagggcaaatggacagaaaggaagaaagaaatggagggaggaaagaagaaagggacagatatacagacaggcagacaggaggaaacaagagaaagaaagaaagaaagagagagagagagagagacagagatagatagaggggggggagaaaagaaggaagggactgatagacagaaaaacagatggaaggaaagaaagacagaaggaaagaaagaaagaaagaaagaaagaggagggagggagggagggaaggagagatgctAACCAGCGATTAAATTGAATTGTACAAAACAAAATTATGaattgtaaaaaacaaaattataaagcAGATTTCCTTGTCCTTTTCTATGTTCATATAATATGCTATGTCATGTTTAATTAGCTAattagcatgctggctggggaattctggtactTGAAGTTCACATATATTAAAGCTGgtcaggttgggaaacactggttcaaCCATATACCTGAACAGTGGCTTCGCACCTTCAAGGGCTGGCTGGTGAGCGAGTAATTATTTTCTgactctttattctttattttaaattaaaaattattttatcatctAGAAACAGCAAGTTCTTGTGAGTTCTAAACTCACAAACAGGGCCCATCCTGAGAATGCCTGGATGCCAAAACAGGCCTTAAGATATATTGCCAGAAGTAAACTGGTCCGAATATAGTTTGAATTGGATTTGTAAGAGTTGAAGGATGATctaacacagtgattttcaacttttttgagccgcggcacattttttacatttacgaaaccctggggcacattgagcggggcggggaggagggctaaaaaaaatttggacaaaaaaattctctttctctctcttcctcccttccactCTATttttctgtccctctttctctcccttccttcctctttctttctttctctctccatccctctttctttctcttccttccttcctctcttttttgctctctttctctctccctccctacctccctctatatctttctctctccttccctccctctctttctctctctctcttgctttctttctcttgttctctttctctctcttgctttctttctctctctcttgttctctttctccctctctctcgttctctctctctcttgctttctttctctctcttgctttctctctctctctcttgctttctttctctccgagcttcgcggcacacctgaccatgtctcgcagcacactagtgtgccgcggcacactggttgaaaaacactgatctaacagACCATCCAAAGAGCATCAGCTTGGGAAAGTCTGACCCTGCCTGTTGTAGGAGCACAGCTAATTAATAAAtgtatatggatttttttttagaaattccAGTTCGCTGCTTCCACTTtcatcctccttttcctcccttcctcagtTCTCCCTTCTGCAGTTCTCCAACAAAATTCAGGAGCATTTTGACTTCAGAACTTTCCGAAATAACCGAAACCTAAACAACGCTCTACAAAATATCAATCAGCTGCAAGGGTCGTCCTACACAGCCACCGCCATCAAGAAAGCTGTGTAGGTCTCTGGGCAGCCTTTCCTCTTCCCCAACCCTGGCCAGGGATACTGGGGGTTCACACATCCCCTATCATGGAGCCATTGCCATGGAAGAATCCTCAACCCTTGGAATATCTTCTGCTGGACCAGAATACGGGTCTGGTAAAGGAAATGGGCAGTGGCactttggtctctctctctctccccccttcccttcctatTTATTAGGGAACTGTTCACCCCACAGAAAGGGGCTCGCAGCAATGCCCAGAAGTTCCTGGTGGTTGTGACCGATGGAGAGAAAGTTGGGGATCCCTTGAACTACCCAGAGGTTGTCCAGGAGGCTGACAGAGCTGGAATCACACGCTTCGCTGTTGGGGTGAGGGCCAGCTTATTTGCTTGTCTTGTCCTTTGTCTCCACCTTTTGCTACCCCACCCACAGGGagcttagatcagtggttctcatcctTGGCAGCTTGAACACGGCATCTTTCCCCAGAATCCCCCACCcatcttcatagaaacatagaaacacagaagtctgatggcagaaaaagacctcctggtccatctagtctgcccttatactatttcctgtattttatcttacaatggatatatgtttatccctggcatgtttaaattcagttactgtggatttatctaccacgtctgctggaagtttcttccaaggatctactattcttttagtaaaataatattttctcttgttgcttttgatcttttccccaactaacttcagattgtgtccccttgttcttgtgttcactttcctattaaaaacacttccctcctgggccttatttaaccctttaatatatttaaatgtttcgatcatgtgatctcaccagcattctatatagcgggatcataatctccctcttcctgcttgttatacctctagctatgcagccaagcatcctacttgctttccctaccgcctgactgcactgttcacccattttgagactgtcagaaatcactacccctaaatccttttcttctatcttcaagttgccaaggttgaggatCACTGGCATAGATGATGGAACTCAACCAGGATCATGGCGAAGGTCAACGGTCACCTCTCCAGCTTGCAGCCTCaagttttgatatttttttccctcATTCTGgttgcttttattgtttttactttgctttaattgttagctgcccagaataATGTACAGAGCCTTGGTacccaactgctttgaaactcattgaatttggTACCCAGTGCATTGGAAGAAAATTTTATCTAGTACAGTACTCATTGTTTGGTACTTAGtgcacaagctagaacttgtcGGCATTGGCTGTCTTTAATTCACACGGTTTCTTGTGCGAAACATTATTCAGTACTCATCATTTTTGATACTCATTATGTCTTTCGGAACCAATGAATATCAAGGTACCATTGTATAGGAAATAAGAAATCAATCAGTGTAgcattttagtgttttttaaattattagatttgttttttacattgttcttgttattgttgtgagtcgccccgagtctacggagaggggcggcatacaaatctaataaataaataaataaataaacaaataaataaataaataaatatagacacctttatctaatacagtgatacctcatcttacgaacttaattggttccaggacgaggtttgtaaggtgaaacgtttgtaagacgaaacaatgtttcccataggaatcaatggaaaagcgattaatgtgtgcaagcccaaaactcaccccttttgccagccaaagctcccgtttttgcactgctgagattcccctgaagctccgcTCCatggggaaaccccacctccggacttccgtgtttttgtgatgctgcaatttcactgaggctccccttgctgggaaaccccacttctggacttccgttgccagcgaagcgcccatttttgcgctgtttggattcccctgctgagattcccctgcagcaaaaacacagaagtccagaggtggtgtttcccagggaggggagcctcaggggaatcccagcagcgcaaaaacgggcgcttcgctggcaacagaaatctggaggtggggcatcccagtggcggtggcttgggtttataaggtgaaaatagtttggaagaagaggcaaaaaaatcttaaaccccgggtttgtatctcgaaaagtttgtatgacgaggggtttgtaagacgaggtatcactgtatatctattagaTCTATAAGTATCTAATTGCAATGAGGCCACCTACCTCTCATAACCTTTTCTACATTTATTCTTATTTTGTTGGAATTGAGGTTTTATGGGATGTATTTTGTACACTGTGTGTAGTTGTGGTGTTTGGTCTGTGAGTGGGAATATGTACT
The genomic region above belongs to Erythrolamprus reginae isolate rEryReg1 unplaced genomic scaffold, rEryReg1.hap1 H_1, whole genome shotgun sequence and contains:
- the LOC139155250 gene encoding integrin alpha-X-like, with the translated sequence MGLLGVFIVTVLFLGVAGSKDFDLSDVFDFSQDTTTASPRRPGKQECPNVARDIVLLIDGSSSVRTGEFIAQKLFVSAFSKTFPENTLFSLLQFSNKIQEHFDFRTFRNNRNLNNALQNINQLQGSSYTATAIKKAVELFTPQKGARSNAQKFLVVVTDGEKVGDPLNYPEVVQEADRAGITRFAVGVGLMVSSRLFQQELHAIASRPATEHTFLLRQFSDLMSIQLKEKICASHGTVVPQPTLAPPISCTSCSDSRVLQKLEQLVQGLDQVKSKLDLLAAKVGKCGHGSHR